In Cryptomeria japonica chromosome 10, Sugi_1.0, whole genome shotgun sequence, a genomic segment contains:
- the LOC131859675 gene encoding uncharacterized protein LOC131859675 gives MSRIMSTNTWTLCMRSFTTTHRRGWNNATAFHNRSASAHTLSKGDKEDVNQVEKAIMRDSQVYSTTAVKTTKDPDSPGANTGSGSQHNKVTTQEHNKVTTQEHNKVTTK, from the exons ATGAGCCGAATAATGAGCACCAACACATGGACTTTGTGTATGCGAAGCTTCACTACTACCCATCGAAGGGGTTGGAATAATGCTACTGCTTTTCACAACAGATCTGCAAGTGCACATACATTATCAAAGGGAGACAAAG AAGATGTGAATCAAGTGGAGAAAGCTATCATGAGAGATAGCCAAGTCTATTCAACT ACTGCTGTTAAGACTACCAAAGATCCAGACAGTCCAGGCGCAAATACAGGAAGTGGTTCACAGCATAATAAAGTAACCACACAGGAGCATAATAAAGTAACCACACAGGAGCATAATAAAGTAACCACAAAGTAA